A window of the Helianthus annuus cultivar XRQ/B chromosome 4, HanXRQr2.0-SUNRISE, whole genome shotgun sequence genome harbors these coding sequences:
- the LOC110922691 gene encoding cytochrome P450 CYP82D47 gives MDLSPWQENYTFILATFAIILVIYCLSFFYTTTIDPPEASGAWPIIGHFKVFSGPDLPHVTLSSLANRYGPIFMVRLGIRKVLVVSNSDIAKDIFTTHDVIVSDRPNYIAANILGFNGASFAFAPYGPYWRGIRKIISQELLSNSRLEKLKCVRVIELESAIKNMHDIWREKKDGQGKVVVEMKKWFGELNMNTMLKLVAGKRYTGGVDGEDEEEMMSCRGVIREWFQYLGLFVVADALPFLGWLDLGGYQKTMEQVARELDLMVGKWLEEHRQKRSSGNATEVNDFMDLMIQIVEDNNVAGYNVDTIIKATCESLIAGGADTTTVMLTWTLSLLLNNRHALRKVQEELDTHVGKDRQLNESDIYNLVYLQAVIKETLRLYPAAFLNAPRAFTKDCRIAGYHVPKGTWLLINIWKLHRDPKIWSDPNEFIPERFLSPNNMHLDVKGADFELIPFGAGRRSCPGIALADQMLLTVLATLLQNFDISTPSDEPVDMSASAGLTNAKATPLEVLVSPRLHAPMDIEPCR, from the exons ATGGATCTTTCCCCTTGGCAAGAAAATTACACATTTATTCTTGCAACTTTTGCCATAATTCTAGTCATCTACTGCTTATCATTCTTCTATACAACCACTATAGATCCACCCGAAGCAAGTGGTGCATGGCCAATAATAGGCCACTTCAAAGTTTTTAGTGGTCCTGATCTTCCCCATGTAACCTTGTCATCCTTGGCTAACCGATATGGACCCATCTTCATGGTCCGGCTTGGTATACGTAAAGTCTTGGTGGTGAGTAATTCGGATATAGCTAAGGACATCTTTACCACCCATGATGTCATTGTTTCTGACCGTCCGAATTACATTGCTGCAAATATTTTGGGGTTTAATGGTGCTTCTTTTGCTTTCGCTCCTTATGGTCCATATTGGCGTGGAATACGCAAAATCATATCCCAAGAGTTGCTCTCTAATAGTCGGCTAGAGAAGCTTAAGTGCGTTAGAGTGATTGAACTAGAAAGTGCAATTAAAAACATGCATGACATTTGGAGGGAGAAAAAAGATGGGCAAGGGAAAGTGGTGGTGGAAATGAAGAAATGGTTTGGGGAATTAAATATGAATACGATGCTTAAACTGGTCGCTGGAAAACGTTACACTGGAGGAGTAGACGGTGAAGACGAGGAGGAGATGATGAGTTGTCGTGGAGTGATAAGAGAGTGGTTTCAATACTTGGGGTTGTTTGTGGTCGCCGACGCTCTACCTTTTCTAGGATGGTTGGATTTGGGTGGATATCAAAAGACAATGGAACAGGTTGCAAGGGAACTCGATTTGATGGTTGGGAAATGGTTAGAAGAGCATCGACAAAAAAGATCTTCAGGTAATGCTACAGAGGTAAATgacttcatggatctgatgatcCAGATAGTAGAAGACAATAACGTCGCGGGTTACAATGTCGATACCATTATTAAAGCCACATGTGAG TCTCTTATTGCGGGTGGCGCAGATACAACCACGGTCATGCTAACGTGGACACTCTCGTTACTACTAAACAATCGCCACGCTCTTAGAAAGGTTCAAGAAGAATTAGATACGCATGTGGGAAAAGATAGGCAACTAAATGAATCAGATATATACAATCTAGTCTACCTCCAAGCTGTAATAAAAGAAACCTTGCGACTATATCCAGCTGCATTCCTAAATGCTCCTAGAGCATTTACGAAAGATTGTAGAATAGCTGGCTACCATGTCCCCAAAGGCACATGGCTATTAATAAACATATGGAAGCTCCACCGTGATCCAAAGATATGGTCAGACCCAAATGAGTTTATACCAGAGAGGTTCCTATCCCCAAACAATATGCACCTAGATGTAAAGGGGGCGGATTTTGAATTGATCCCATTTGGGGCCGGAAGAAGGTCTTGTCCTGGAATTGCTTTGGCAGATCAAATGCTACTTACGGTGTTAGCCACTTTGCTACAAAACTTTGACATATCGACTCCAAGTGATGAACCCGTTGATATGAGTGCCAGTGCTGGACTCACAAATGCCAAGGCAACTCCACTTGAAGTACTAGTCTCCCCACGCTTGCATGCACCAATGGATATTGAGCCTTGTCGTTAG